The Borreliella mayonii genome has a segment encoding these proteins:
- a CDS encoding DUF368 domain-containing protein, whose translation MLNIYLKGILLGIANIIPGVSGGTLALILKIYYKIINSISEILKLTEIKKNLMFLTILATGMLTSILLAAKIFKAYAFDNGITEALLIVFFIGLTFGNILTLKTEISIKEINSNTKILNTLLFFIGMTIIVLFLIIKESNIQLQSTIPKNKNSIKYYLLLISSGTISGASMILPGISGSAMLLLLGFYKEIILIISEFNITLITIFATAATIGIVTSILIIKKIIDNHLNNFIYLSKGLIFGSILQMILIVLKLNFKISFTSFTSLGMSFIMGMLINKKLAEKYKI comes from the coding sequence ATGCTTAATATTTATCTCAAGGGAATTTTACTTGGAATTGCAAACATAATCCCAGGAGTTTCTGGGGGAACGCTAGCTTTAATATTAAAAATTTATTACAAAATAATAAACTCTATCTCAGAAATCTTAAAACTCACAGAAATTAAAAAAAATTTAATGTTTTTAACTATTTTGGCAACAGGAATGTTAACCTCAATATTATTGGCTGCAAAAATATTTAAAGCTTATGCTTTTGACAATGGAATAACAGAAGCACTACTAATAGTATTTTTCATAGGATTAACATTTGGAAATATACTAACACTAAAAACAGAAATATCTATAAAAGAAATAAATAGTAATACAAAAATATTAAATACTTTGTTGTTTTTCATTGGCATGACTATTATTGTACTTTTCTTAATAATCAAAGAATCTAACATACAATTGCAAAGTACAATACCCAAAAACAAAAACTCAATAAAATATTACTTATTATTAATATCCTCCGGAACAATAAGCGGAGCATCAATGATCTTGCCAGGAATCTCCGGATCTGCGATGCTTTTGCTACTTGGTTTTTACAAAGAAATAATACTTATTATATCCGAATTTAACATTACTCTTATTACAATATTTGCAACAGCTGCAACAATAGGAATAGTTACATCAATACTAATAATAAAGAAAATAATAGATAATCACTTAAATAATTTTATTTATTTATCAAAAGGATTAATTTTTGGATCAATTCTACAAATGATATTGATCGTATTAAAATTGAACTTTAAAATCAGCTTTACATCTTTTACATCTTTAGGAATGTCATTTATAATGGGAATGCTTATAAACAAAAAATTGGCTGAGAAATATAAAATTTAA
- a CDS encoding nucleoside triphosphate pyrophosphohydrolase family protein — protein sequence MELNEYQERAKKTAKYKNKKEELILTTLGLAGETGEVVEKIKKLGRDKNYIIDDEYLISIKKELGDVLWYLSSLSNNLGITLEDVALTNLKKIQKRHENGTINGEGDDR from the coding sequence ATGGAGCTAAACGAATACCAAGAAAGAGCAAAAAAAACTGCTAAATACAAAAATAAAAAAGAAGAATTAATTTTAACAACACTTGGTCTTGCTGGTGAAACTGGAGAAGTTGTTGAAAAAATAAAAAAACTAGGAAGAGATAAAAATTACATTATTGATGATGAGTATTTAATATCAATTAAAAAAGAGCTTGGAGACGTATTATGGTACTTATCAAGTTTAAGTAACAATTTAGGCATTACGCTTGAAGATGTTGCCCTTACAAACCTAAAAAAAATACAAAAGCGACATGAAAATGGAACAATAAATGGCGAAGGTGATGACAGATAG
- a CDS encoding LysM peptidoglycan-binding domain-containing M23 family metallopeptidase has protein sequence MSKTFLLFRVAFFFFKIICVFSYPEIKNFSRKDPIFSDLKIKVLKYNKKQHIPLFFYVYKVKKGDTFFKIANKINGWQFGIATVNLLDSPVVSVGQEILIPSKKGVFVFDSKDYRFNNLLLATRDLTKAEKVKIKRNDKVYEFYFFDFIKNPDFGLFSGTELLFFLNTNFIFPLKKFIVSSDFGFRNDPFTGNKSFHTGIDLAAPMNTEVYSSSSGIVIKVGYNDLYGNFVVVGHKNNIKSLYGHLNSYSVKMGDFVKSGEFIGRVGQTGRSTGPHLHFEILKKNIPINPLKFLK, from the coding sequence ATGAGTAAAACTTTTTTGTTATTTAGGGTAGCTTTCTTTTTTTTTAAAATAATTTGTGTTTTTTCTTATCCAGAAATAAAAAATTTTTCAAGAAAAGATCCTATTTTTTCTGATCTTAAAATTAAAGTTTTAAAATATAACAAAAAACAGCATATTCCCCTGTTTTTTTACGTGTATAAAGTAAAAAAAGGAGATACTTTTTTTAAAATTGCTAATAAAATAAATGGATGGCAGTTTGGTATTGCTACTGTTAATTTATTAGATTCTCCTGTTGTGAGTGTTGGGCAAGAGATTCTTATTCCTAGCAAAAAAGGAGTTTTTGTTTTTGATAGTAAGGATTATAGGTTTAATAATTTGCTTTTAGCAACAAGAGATCTTACTAAGGCTGAAAAAGTAAAAATTAAAAGAAATGACAAAGTTTATGAGTTTTATTTTTTTGATTTTATCAAGAATCCAGATTTTGGGCTTTTTTCAGGCACAGAGCTACTTTTTTTTTTAAATACCAACTTTATTTTCCCTTTAAAAAAATTTATTGTTAGTTCTGATTTTGGATTTAGAAATGATCCTTTCACCGGTAATAAAAGTTTTCATACGGGAATAGATCTTGCAGCTCCAATGAATACGGAAGTGTATTCCTCTTCTTCTGGAATAGTTATTAAAGTTGGATACAATGATCTTTATGGTAATTTTGTTGTAGTTGGTCACAAAAATAATATCAAATCTCTTTATGGTCATTTAAATTCGTATTCTGTAAAGATGGGGGATTTTGTTAAATCGGGTGAATTTATTGGAAGAGTGGGGCAAACGGGGCGTTCAACAGGCCCTCATTTGCACTTTGAAATATTAAAAAAAAATATTCCCATTAATCCATTAAAGTTTTTAAAGTAA
- a CDS encoding sigma-54-dependent transcriptional regulator encodes MSKILVADDEKNIREGIATYLEDEGYFVFTASDGEEALETIENENLDVIISDLRMPHISGEKLLKIVKEKNLEIPFIILTAHGTVDSAVDAMREGAYDFLIKPLDLERLLLIIKRSLNKKENNDAENANLENILIRKDLKYYEKIMGKSLLIQKIFELVIKIAKSNASVLITGESGVGKEIIADAIFDLSNRNDKPFIKVNCAALSESILESELFGHEKGAFTGAISQKKGRFELANKGTIFLDEIAEISPEIQVKLLRVLQNKTFERVGGETTIKVDIRLLAATNKNIEEEIKKEKFREDLFYRLNIININIPPLRERKDDISHLTNILIKEVAKENNREEKTLSNDAMKALYYYDWPGNIRELKNVLESALILSKGKQITKEDLPAKIKNNENLIFKITLPIGISLKEAEKEIIKQTLFHSKNNKSKCAEILKIGRKTLHNKIIEYNIDQ; translated from the coding sequence ATGAGCAAAATACTTGTAGCTGATGATGAAAAGAATATTAGAGAAGGAATTGCTACTTATCTTGAGGATGAAGGATATTTTGTTTTCACTGCTAGTGACGGAGAAGAGGCTCTTGAAACAATTGAAAATGAAAATCTTGATGTAATAATATCTGACCTGAGAATGCCTCATATATCTGGAGAAAAATTGCTCAAAATAGTTAAAGAAAAAAACTTAGAAATACCTTTTATTATTCTAACGGCCCACGGAACAGTTGATTCTGCTGTAGATGCAATGAGAGAGGGTGCTTACGATTTTTTAATAAAACCCTTAGACCTTGAAAGACTTTTACTAATAATAAAAAGATCGTTAAATAAAAAAGAAAATAACGATGCCGAAAATGCCAACTTAGAAAATATACTAATAAGAAAAGACCTAAAATACTATGAAAAAATCATGGGAAAATCATTATTAATACAAAAAATTTTTGAACTTGTAATAAAAATAGCAAAATCAAATGCATCTGTTCTTATAACGGGCGAAAGCGGTGTTGGTAAAGAAATAATAGCCGATGCTATTTTTGATCTTTCAAATAGAAATGACAAACCATTTATAAAAGTAAATTGCGCTGCACTTTCTGAAAGCATCCTTGAAAGCGAGCTTTTTGGCCATGAAAAAGGAGCATTTACTGGCGCAATTTCCCAAAAAAAAGGCAGATTTGAGCTTGCAAACAAGGGCACAATTTTTCTTGATGAGATAGCAGAAATTTCACCTGAAATTCAAGTTAAACTTTTAAGAGTACTGCAAAACAAAACCTTTGAGCGTGTTGGTGGAGAAACTACAATTAAAGTTGACATCAGGCTTCTGGCTGCAACTAACAAAAACATTGAAGAGGAAATTAAAAAGGAAAAATTTAGAGAAGATTTATTTTATAGATTAAATATCATTAATATAAATATACCACCTTTAAGAGAAAGAAAAGATGATATATCCCATTTAACAAACATACTAATAAAAGAAGTTGCAAAAGAAAACAATAGAGAAGAAAAAACTCTTTCTAATGATGCAATGAAAGCTCTCTATTATTACGATTGGCCAGGAAATATTAGAGAATTGAAAAATGTACTTGAAAGCGCATTAATATTATCAAAAGGCAAACAAATCACTAAAGAAGATTTACCGGCAAAAATCAAAAATAATGAAAATCTTATATTTAAAATAACACTACCAATAGGAATCAGCCTTAAAGAGGCTGAAAAAGAAATAATAAAACAAACTCTTTTTCATTCTAAAAACAACAAGAGTAAATGCGCCGAAATACTAAAAATAGGAAGAAAAACTTTGCACAATAAAATAATCGAATATAACATTGATCAATAA
- a CDS encoding two-component system sensor histidine kinase NtrB produces the protein MNNFFKKALTKLNKLSNEQKTKFIEQIYKKIEIYDGIFASINEGIIVLDKQNNIIYSNKILYQILALTSKSKIEILDDIQIPILINLIKELVRTEDKIIGLEVPISNNIYIKISFMPYVKEKKLEGNIILIEDIKEKKKQEELFRRVEALASFTRHARNIAHEIKNPLGAIDINLQLLKKEIEKQKIKNGKAENYFKVIKEEINRVDKIVTEFLLTVRPIKINLQEKDIKQVIGSVCELLNPELENKNIKLLLNLNKTSNILIDEKLLKQVIINIVKNAEEELLETKKELKKIEIFLFEKDNKIHINIKDNGSGIKDEVKEEIFKPQFSTKEKGSGIGLTISYKIIKELGGEIFMESKEGKGTIFTITLPKLNKKNILIEGY, from the coding sequence ATGAATAATTTTTTTAAAAAAGCTTTAACAAAGCTAAACAAATTATCTAATGAGCAAAAAACTAAATTTATCGAACAAATTTACAAAAAAATAGAAATATATGATGGAATATTTGCATCAATTAATGAAGGAATCATTGTACTTGACAAACAAAACAACATAATCTATTCAAACAAAATTTTATACCAAATTTTAGCATTAACATCTAAATCAAAAATAGAAATTCTTGATGATATTCAAATTCCAATCTTAATAAATTTAATAAAAGAACTAGTTAGAACAGAAGATAAAATAATAGGATTAGAAGTTCCAATCTCAAACAATATATATATTAAAATTTCATTTATGCCTTATGTAAAAGAAAAAAAACTTGAAGGCAATATTATTTTAATCGAAGATATTAAAGAGAAAAAGAAACAAGAAGAACTATTTAGAAGAGTTGAAGCTTTGGCCTCTTTTACAAGACATGCAAGAAATATTGCTCATGAAATCAAAAACCCGCTTGGAGCAATCGATATAAATTTACAACTGCTAAAAAAGGAGATTGAAAAACAAAAAATAAAAAATGGCAAAGCTGAAAATTACTTTAAAGTAATAAAAGAAGAAATAAACAGAGTAGATAAAATAGTAACAGAATTTTTATTAACTGTCAGACCAATAAAAATCAACTTACAAGAAAAAGACATTAAACAAGTAATAGGCAGTGTATGCGAATTGTTAAATCCTGAATTAGAAAACAAAAACATAAAACTGTTACTCAATTTAAATAAAACAAGCAATATCCTCATTGATGAGAAACTATTAAAACAAGTTATTATAAACATCGTTAAAAACGCAGAAGAAGAACTACTTGAAACAAAAAAAGAACTAAAAAAAATAGAAATTTTTCTTTTCGAAAAAGACAATAAAATACATATCAATATAAAAGATAATGGAAGCGGAATAAAAGATGAAGTCAAAGAGGAAATATTTAAACCTCAATTTAGCACAAAAGAAAAAGGAAGTGGAATAGGACTTACCATTTCTTATAAAATAATAAAAGAGCTTGGAGGTGAAATTTTTATGGAAAGCAAAGAAGGCAAAGGCACTATTTTTACAATTACACTTCCTAAACTAAATAAAAAAAATATTTTAATTGAAGGGTATTGA
- a CDS encoding CvpA family protein: MIANDPVKITGIVDILIIIIFTSLGFRGFLRGFIKEISGFAEVFVLILLLYKKTEEFRKLVEPIVELSYIQALLVFFLLIHIGFLILQSLIESIISQLKLLFFNRILGLVLGLLEAFGIIAIVVYIIHSQQIFKPEYFLKESKLLDYLNPGINYLFKISKTK, translated from the coding sequence ATGATAGCAAACGATCCTGTAAAAATAACCGGAATAGTAGACATACTAATAATAATAATTTTTACATCTTTAGGATTTAGAGGATTTTTAAGAGGATTTATTAAGGAAATTAGTGGATTTGCTGAAGTTTTTGTTTTAATACTGCTGCTTTACAAAAAAACTGAAGAATTTAGAAAACTGGTTGAACCTATTGTTGAACTATCCTACATTCAAGCACTACTTGTATTTTTTCTGCTCATACATATAGGATTTTTAATCCTACAATCATTAATAGAATCAATAATAAGTCAACTTAAATTATTATTCTTCAACAGAATACTAGGCTTAGTACTTGGTCTACTTGAAGCTTTTGGAATAATTGCAATCGTGGTTTACATAATACACTCACAACAAATATTTAAACCTGAATATTTCCTAAAAGAAAGCAAACTACTTGATTATTTGAATCCTGGAATAAACTATCTCTTTAAAATTTCAAAAACAAAATAA
- the murG gene encoding undecaprenyldiphospho-muramoylpentapeptide beta-N-acetylglucosaminyltransferase, with translation MSNKKIIFFTGGGTGGHVFPGISIIQTLKEFDNEIEFFWIGKKKSIEEKIIKEQNNIKFISVPCGKLRRYFSFQNFTDFFKVITGIIKSFYILKKYKPQIIYATGGFVSTPTIIASSLLKIKRITHEMDLDPGLATKINSKFANKIHISFKESEKYFKNKKNIVYTGSPIRREFLTPNPKIIKQLTQNTSKPIVSILGGSLGANALNNLALCIKKDARIYFIHQSGKNLNDLREDNYLRRQFFNAEEMASIVKFSNIIISRAGAGAIKEFANAGACVILIPFKKGSRGDQIKNAKLLKNQNACIYIDEDEILNTNILKIIKETLKDRGKINSLKENIKKFNNKHSSTLIAKLLIKDIKETKSK, from the coding sequence ATGTCAAATAAAAAAATAATATTTTTTACAGGAGGGGGAACTGGAGGTCACGTATTTCCAGGAATATCAATAATACAGACATTAAAAGAATTTGACAATGAAATTGAATTTTTTTGGATAGGTAAAAAAAAATCTATAGAAGAAAAAATAATAAAAGAACAAAATAATATTAAATTTATTTCGGTTCCATGCGGAAAACTTAGACGCTATTTTTCTTTTCAAAACTTTACTGACTTTTTCAAAGTAATAACCGGAATAATAAAAAGCTTCTACATTTTAAAAAAATATAAACCCCAGATTATCTACGCAACCGGAGGATTTGTTTCAACTCCTACAATTATTGCATCTAGTTTGCTAAAAATAAAAAGAATAACCCATGAAATGGATCTAGATCCTGGACTTGCAACAAAAATTAACTCTAAATTCGCAAATAAAATACATATAAGCTTTAAAGAAAGTGAAAAATACTTTAAAAACAAAAAAAACATTGTTTACACAGGATCTCCCATAAGAAGAGAATTTTTAACTCCAAATCCCAAAATCATCAAACAATTAACCCAAAACACTAGTAAACCAATTGTTAGCATACTTGGAGGATCTCTTGGTGCTAATGCTTTAAACAATCTTGCACTCTGTATTAAAAAGGATGCTAGAATCTACTTCATCCATCAATCGGGTAAAAACTTAAATGACCTGAGAGAAGATAATTATCTGAGAAGACAATTTTTTAACGCAGAGGAAATGGCAAGCATAGTTAAATTTTCCAATATAATAATAAGCAGAGCTGGAGCTGGAGCAATAAAAGAATTTGCAAATGCTGGTGCATGTGTAATTTTGATTCCATTTAAAAAAGGCTCTAGAGGAGATCAGATTAAAAATGCAAAATTACTAAAAAATCAAAATGCTTGCATTTATATAGATGAAGATGAAATTTTAAATACAAATATTTTAAAAATTATAAAAGAAACTTTAAAAGATAGAGGAAAAATCAACTCTCTCAAAGAAAATATTAAAAAATTCAACAATAAGCATTCTTCAACTTTAATAGCCAAATTACTAATAAAAGACATTAAGGAGACAAAATCTAAATGA
- a CDS encoding PfkB family carbohydrate kinase, whose translation MKRILAMHDISSMGRTSLTICIPVISSFNMQVCPFVTAVLSASTAYKKFEIVDLTDHLEKFINIWKEQNERFDILYTGFLGSEKQQITIEKMIKLIKFEKIVIDPVFADDGIIYPLFDNKIISGFRKIIKYANIITPNITELEMLSKSSQLNNKDDIIKAILNLDTKGIVVVTSIKKGDLLGNICYNPKNKEYSEFFLEKLEQNFSGTGDLFTSLLIGYLEKFEIEQALEKTTKAIHLIIKDSIKENAFKKEGVQIEKFLKNTF comes from the coding sequence ATGAAAAGAATTTTAGCAATGCATGATATTTCAAGCATGGGAAGAACATCCCTTACAATATGCATACCAGTAATATCTTCATTTAATATGCAAGTGTGCCCTTTTGTTACAGCTGTCCTTTCTGCTTCCACAGCTTATAAAAAATTTGAAATAGTGGATTTAACCGATCATTTGGAAAAATTTATCAATATATGGAAAGAGCAAAATGAACGCTTTGACATACTCTATACGGGGTTTCTGGGAAGTGAAAAACAGCAAATAACAATAGAAAAAATGATTAAATTAATAAAATTTGAAAAAATTGTAATTGACCCTGTATTTGCTGATGATGGAATAATTTATCCTCTATTTGATAATAAAATAATTAGTGGATTTCGAAAAATCATAAAGTATGCAAACATAATAACACCCAATATCACAGAGCTTGAAATGCTAAGCAAAAGCTCACAACTTAACAACAAAGATGATATTATAAAAGCAATATTAAATCTTGATACAAAAGGAATAGTGGTTGTTACAAGCATTAAAAAGGGAGATCTTTTAGGAAACATTTGTTACAATCCTAAAAACAAAGAATACTCAGAGTTTTTTTTAGAAAAATTAGAGCAAAATTTCAGTGGAACAGGAGATTTATTTACTAGCTTGCTTATAGGATACTTGGAAAAATTCGAAATAGAACAGGCCCTAGAAAAAACAACAAAAGCTATTCACTTAATAATAAAAGATTCAATTAAAGAAAATGCTTTTAAAAAAGAAGGGGTTCAGATTGAAAAGTTTTTAAAAAATACATTTTGA
- the tsaD gene encoding tRNA (adenosine(37)-N6)-threonylcarbamoyltransferase complex transferase subunit TsaD, with product MKVLGIETSCDDCCAAVVENGIHILSNIKLNQTEHKKYYGIVPEIASRLHTEAIMSVCIKALKKANTKISEIDLIAVTSRPGLIGSLIVGLNFAKGLAISLKKPIVCIDHILGHLYAPLMHSKIEYPFISLLLSGGHTLIAKQKNFDDVEILGRTLDDSCGEAFDKVAKHYDMGFPGGPNIEQISKNGDENTFQFPVTTFRKKENWYDFSYSGLKTACIHQLEKFKSKNNPTTKNNIAASFQKAAFENLITPLKRAIKDTKINKVVIAGGVASNLYLREKIDKLKIQTYYPPLDLCTDNGAMIAGLGFNMYLKYGESPIEIDANSRIENYKNQNREKNNEKNFSNA from the coding sequence ATGAAAGTGCTTGGAATAGAAACCTCTTGTGACGACTGCTGCGCAGCTGTAGTGGAAAACGGAATTCATATTTTAAGCAATATAAAATTAAATCAAACAGAACACAAAAAATATTATGGCATAGTGCCTGAGATTGCCTCAAGACTTCATACTGAAGCTATTATGTCTGTTTGCATAAAAGCGCTCAAAAAGGCAAATACTAAAATATCTGAAATTGACTTAATAGCTGTAACATCTAGACCTGGACTTATTGGGTCTTTAATAGTTGGATTAAACTTTGCCAAAGGTCTAGCAATTTCATTAAAAAAACCTATTGTTTGCATTGACCACATTTTAGGCCATCTTTATGCTCCTTTAATGCACTCAAAAATAGAATATCCATTTATATCATTATTATTAAGTGGTGGGCATACATTGATTGCTAAACAAAAAAATTTCGATGATGTTGAAATACTTGGAAGAACTCTAGATGATTCTTGTGGAGAAGCTTTTGATAAAGTAGCAAAACATTATGATATGGGATTTCCGGGAGGTCCAAACATCGAACAAATATCTAAAAATGGAGATGAAAATACATTTCAATTTCCAGTTACCACCTTTAGAAAAAAAGAAAACTGGTACGATTTTTCATACTCTGGACTAAAAACAGCTTGCATACATCAACTAGAAAAATTCAAAAGCAAAAATAATCCAACAACAAAAAATAATATAGCTGCAAGCTTCCAAAAAGCTGCCTTTGAAAATCTAATCACCCCACTAAAAAGAGCAATAAAAGATACTAAAATCAATAAAGTAGTAATAGCGGGCGGTGTTGCAAGCAATTTATACTTAAGAGAAAAAATAGATAAGCTTAAAATACAAACTTACTACCCCCCTCTTGATCTTTGCACAGATAATGGGGCAATGATTGCAGGACTTGGATTTAATATGTATTTAAAATATGGAGAAAGTCCAATAGAAATTGATGCAAATTCAAGAATAGAAAATTATAAAAACCAGAATAGGGAGAAAAATAATGAAAAGAATTTTAGCAATGCATGA
- a CDS encoding divergent polysaccharide deacetylase family protein, producing the protein MFIFYIKKNKFIVIFIIISIVIAITQAFASFFYFNNNSKVANVPLKNGFEKIQKVSLMIKNNKEDKKAKIKPKFYLIIDDVGYDEFMLEQFIKLNLKINYAIIPFLPKSMSLYKKLKNANKTVIIHFPMQSKHRNSIEKFHISIKDKKEEIHNKIEKAFKKYPDAKIMNNHMGSLITSNKDLMKIILEKLKEIDRYFFDSVTIAGSIPETMGKEIGVRVEKRDVFLDSKDTEESVLKELEKAKNIARKNGIVKVIGHIWSKNTLKVLRKKEPDLNQEFEFDNLLNLYEETIK; encoded by the coding sequence ATGTTTATATTTTATATTAAAAAAAACAAGTTTATTGTAATTTTTATTATAATTTCTATTGTTATTGCAATAACTCAGGCATTTGCAAGTTTTTTCTATTTTAACAACAATTCAAAAGTTGCAAATGTACCACTTAAAAATGGGTTTGAAAAAATACAAAAAGTCAGTTTAATGATAAAAAATAACAAAGAAGATAAAAAAGCTAAAATCAAGCCTAAGTTTTACTTAATCATCGACGACGTGGGCTATGATGAATTCATGTTAGAACAATTTATAAAACTTAATCTTAAAATAAATTATGCCATTATTCCATTTTTACCAAAATCAATGAGTTTGTACAAAAAACTAAAAAATGCCAACAAAACAGTAATAATACATTTCCCAATGCAATCAAAACATAGAAATTCAATAGAAAAATTTCATATAAGCATAAAAGATAAAAAAGAAGAAATACATAATAAAATCGAAAAAGCATTTAAAAAGTATCCTGATGCAAAAATAATGAATAATCATATGGGCAGTTTAATCACTTCAAATAAAGATTTGATGAAAATCATTTTAGAAAAGCTTAAAGAGATTGACAGATATTTTTTCGACAGCGTAACTATTGCGGGAAGCATACCAGAAACAATGGGTAAAGAAATTGGAGTTAGAGTAGAAAAAAGAGACGTATTTCTTGATAGCAAAGACACAGAAGAGTCCGTACTTAAGGAGCTTGAAAAAGCAAAAAATATTGCCAGAAAAAATGGAATAGTAAAAGTAATCGGACACATTTGGTCTAAAAATACACTAAAAGTCCTAAGAAAAAAAGAGCCTGATTTAAACCAGGAATTCGAATTTGATAACTTATTAAATCTTTACGAGGAAACAATCAAATGA
- the rpoS gene encoding RNA polymerase sigma factor RpoS, with translation MNIFSNEDLNIYLKSVREHKLITHEEEIKLAGQIQRGNAKAKNKMINANLRLVLKIIKRYAGKGLKIEDLIQEGNLGLIRAAEKYDPNKNTKFSTYASFWIKQSLQRALNTKTRLVKVPYRKENLILQINKYLTEEEKSPKKEEIMKRFNLSPAQYIKIIPYLEKEYSLDKEIEGSENSTLLNLYEDNSFNPEITLEQDSTLKHLNYILETKLSEKERYIIKKRYNLDNSPKKSTLKDISTELGISSETVRQIEKRVLKKLKEEIN, from the coding sequence ATGAATATATTTAGCAATGAGGATTTAAACATATATTTAAAATCGGTAAGAGAACACAAGCTGATTACTCATGAAGAAGAGATCAAGCTTGCAGGACAAATACAAAGAGGCAATGCAAAAGCAAAAAACAAGATGATAAATGCAAATTTACGACTTGTTTTAAAAATAATAAAAAGATATGCAGGCAAAGGACTAAAAATTGAAGACTTAATTCAAGAAGGCAACTTAGGATTAATAAGAGCTGCTGAAAAATATGACCCAAATAAAAACACTAAATTTTCAACTTATGCATCATTCTGGATTAAGCAATCGCTACAAAGAGCATTAAACACTAAAACTAGGTTGGTAAAAGTCCCATACAGAAAAGAAAATCTAATACTACAAATAAATAAATATTTAACAGAAGAAGAAAAATCACCAAAAAAAGAAGAAATAATGAAAAGATTCAACTTATCTCCTGCTCAGTATATAAAAATTATTCCTTATCTTGAAAAAGAATATTCTCTGGACAAAGAAATAGAGGGATCTGAAAATTCAACACTCTTAAATCTATACGAAGATAATTCTTTTAACCCTGAAATTACCCTTGAACAAGATTCAACCCTAAAACACTTGAATTATATACTTGAAACAAAATTAAGCGAAAAGGAAAGATACATAATCAAAAAAAGATACAACCTAGACAATAGTCCAAAAAAAAGCACCTTAAAAGATATTTCAACAGAGCTTGGAATATCATCAGAAACTGTAAGACAGATTGAAAAAAGAGTTCTTAAAAAACTAAAAGAAGAGATAAATTAA
- a CDS encoding rod-binding protein has translation METKINSQNLKFKNQINNFKNPAEIKKSFQKNEELRKASLEFEAIFIKQMLKSMKKTLNKDQNLLNGGQVEEIFEDMLCEQRAKQIAQAQSFGLADLIYNQLQKSK, from the coding sequence ATGGAAACTAAAATTAATTCACAAAATCTAAAATTTAAAAATCAAATAAATAATTTTAAAAATCCCGCAGAAATAAAAAAATCCTTTCAAAAAAACGAAGAACTTCGAAAAGCTTCTTTAGAATTTGAAGCTATATTTATCAAACAAATGCTTAAAAGCATGAAAAAAACTCTCAACAAAGATCAAAATTTGCTAAACGGAGGTCAAGTAGAAGAAATTTTCGAAGACATGCTTTGCGAACAAAGAGCAAAACAAATAGCACAAGCTCAAAGCTTTGGACTTGCCGATTTAATTTACAACCAATTACAAAAAAGTAAATAA